CCGGCGTGCTCCTGCGCTACGCCGGGCAAAAAGCCCGTCACGTCCACCAGCGTCAGGATGGGAATGTTGTAGCAGTCGCAGGTGCGGATAAAGCGCGCCGCCTTGTCGCTCGCGTCGATGTTGAGGGTGCCCGCCATGACCTTGGGGTTGTTGGCGACGATACCCACGACCTTGCCGTTCAGGCGCGCGAAGCCCACGATGATGTTTTTGGCCCACAGCGGCTGGATTTCGAAGAAGTGCGCGTCGTCCACGAGGGTGCTGATGACGTCATGCATGGCGTACGGCTTGCGCTGGTCGGTCGTGACGATCTCCAGCAGTTCGGGTGTGGTGCGCTCCCGGGGGTCGTTCGTGGGCACGACCGGTGGTTTCTCGCGGGCGTTCTGTGGCAGGTAGGACAAGAGCTCGCGCACCAGGCGCAGCACGTCCTCATCGCCTTCGCCTTCCAGGTGCGCAACGCCGCTTTTCTTGTTGTGTACATCCGCGCCGCCCAGCTCGTCGAAGCTGACTTCCTCGCGCGTGACGCTCTTGATGACTTCCGGGCCGGTGATGAACATGTAGCTGCTGCCACGGCTCATCACGATGAAGTCGGTCAGGGCCGGGCTGTACACCGCGCCACCCGCGCAGGGCCCGAGAATGGCGCTGATCTGCGGTACCGCGCCGCTGTAGATGGCGTTGCGGTAAAAGATCTCGCCGTATCCGCTCAAGCTGTCCACACCTTCCTGGATGCGGGCGCCCGCGCTGTCATTCAGGCCGATGATCGGGCAGCCGGTCTTGGCGGCCAGGTCCAT
The Deinococcus peraridilitoris DSM 19664 genome window above contains:
- a CDS encoding acyl-CoA carboxylase subunit beta; its protein translation is MADTNVQLQELVAEMESRRAKILAGGGTERQKKQKEGGKLTARERIDALLDPGSFLEFGTFTEHGHNRLMQGIEAPGEGVVTGRGTVNGRQVFVFSQDFTVLGGSLGKMNAQKVSKVMDLAAKTGCPIIGLNDSAGARIQEGVDSLSGYGEIFYRNAIYSGAVPQISAILGPCAGGAVYSPALTDFIVMSRGSSYMFITGPEVIKSVTREEVSFDELGGADVHNKKSGVAHLEGEGDEDVLRLVRELLSYLPQNAREKPPVVPTNDPRERTTPELLEIVTTDQRKPYAMHDVISTLVDDAHFFEIQPLWAKNIIVGFARLNGKVVGIVANNPKVMAGTLNIDASDKAARFIRTCDCYNIPILTLVDVTGFLPGVAQEHAGIIRHGAKMLYAYAEASVPKITLITRKSYGGAYLAMNSRDMGADAVYAWPTAAVAVMGAEGAANIVYRREIQASANPEATRAEKIKQYKDTFDNPYVAAAKGYIDDVIPMEDTRRILIQTFEMLEHKEEARPYKKHGNIPL